Genomic segment of Arachis stenosperma cultivar V10309 chromosome 4, arast.V10309.gnm1.PFL2, whole genome shotgun sequence:
AAGTGAGTTTCTCTTGATCCATAATAAAAGGGTGTTCTTTCATGTTATCTTCTAGGAGTTTTGTTTCCTTGTTTTCATGAACTTGGTTATCTCTTTTGTTTCCATCCAAAGCATTCTGTTCCCTTCCAAAGCTTGCAAAACCATATTCTTCATGTTGGTGATGATCATAGTTAGAATTACATCTCCCATAATAAATCTTTGAATTCAAGTCATTCATCCCTTCCTTGATCACAGAGCTTCTTCTGTTAAAACTGCCAAAACCTTGGATCCCACGAGAAAGCTCGCGCGCTCTTGCTCTTTCTTCTTTGTAGAATTCCTTGCTTCTTAAGAGCTTCAATATCCTCTCTGATAATTTTCTCACACTCAAACCCCAGTTGAACCTGTAGAAAATGAAATAATGTAATAAGAGTAGTCATCACTAAATTCATGCAACAAAATTATGGTGACAAAAAAGATGCACCTACATACCCTTTTTCATCAATGTATTGAAACTCTCCAATCTCTTCAATAGCATCTATATCACATTGAAATTCCTCAAATACCCTCAGAGGTCCATGAGTTAGAAGATGTTCCAGTAATATTAGAGCCTTGTATGAGGCTCTCCAATGGCCTTTATTAAATTTCAACAATCTGTTTTCtcccattaaaaaaaaaatgaagattaTACTATGAAGAATGTTAATATAGTCTTTGAGAACAGAACATAGCAAAATCATTAATCAAATCAACAGAGTCGAACCTGCTATGTAAAATCTCCACAACTCTATAGTATTCATCAACTTCAAAAGCTGCACGTGAAATCACTTGCATGATACGAGTATCTGGTGGCCATGGATTTCCATTTGTGGCTTCTTCTGTCATTCTTAGTTAATCAATGTGGAACACATCAAAAGTAAAAATTCTATCAATATTGTAGCTAAAATGAATCAAATGATAAAGTGCATAAAGTTTAGCATGTTCTTGTGAGTGTAAAAAGTTTATATTGTTCCAACATtattaaagaatgtcataatCATGTGAGAAGGATTTTAAGGTTTGCTTGAATTAATTATCAACATTGTTAAAGGATGATTTAGTTGAGatgaaaaattaagaaaataaaatggaagACTTACAATTCTATAGGTGTAACATCTGTGAGAACAAGCCTAGCACTTTTAATCTTCTCTTTGAAGAAGTGAGAAGCTTGCCTTTTGATTTCATGAATAAGAGGAGAGCTCATAATTGCAGGCTTCTGTGGATGAATATTTTTGGGTAATGGTGATGAAGAATGAATTTATGTTTTGtttcttatattatatattttagtgTTCCTTATCTATATACGTAAGAAATGCAACTGCTCCATTAACAAAAGgcagtaattttttttttcctttctgaAAGTGGATTTGCATACGTAATGAAAGGGCTGAATAAGcttaaattttgttaataagAAAGGATGAGAATTGAGGGAAAAGGTAACAAGATAATTCAAAGGCAAGTTTTCCTAAAGCATCTTGTCTTTAAGGTTATGTCGTTTAGAAGAGTGCCTTGAGATACCTAACAAAGGTTCAAGAAATTTGACCAAAAAGAAGGAAGACTTGCAGAAGCTGTCAATCACAAGTTCTTAATGTACACTAAGGTCATCACGTATGGTTTAAAATCCGCTCCATGTTTTAAAGCTGGAACAAAACTAGTGGCTGTAAAatgtgacaaaaaaaaaaaaacccgaAAATCATCTTCGAGAAGAAACTCTGTTAATATTCAGAATTGATTGTTAGTTAACAAAAGAATCACTCGAAATATTTTGCTAGTGAAAGCTTGGGAGTTGTGGGATATACAAAGGTGGTAGCTTCTTTTAATTCACATAGCTCGGCTTTACCAAACCAGAAGTAAAAAATCTACACATCTAAGAGAGACGTCCTAGAAGAATCAACATTTAACAGTGTCAGATAATGGCATAATGGTTTTCAAATTGCAATGAAGACATGAAAATTTTATCTATAGAacattttgattataaatatattacaaGTACAAACTTACGTTATAATAACCCTTTTCTTTTTCCCATTCAATAGTAACATGAATTGTTAAATATGTCTACCCAGTACGCAACAGCAAAATGAGCCAGAGTCTCCATGACCCCAATCTAATAGGTAAAAATCCTGAGGGTTATGGTTAGTCCTAAAActttaaatattgcattctgtTCTTTGTCCTTCAAGGTCAAGCATGGAAGTATAATATGCTCTCCCAGAAAAGGGGTCACTCTTCTTTTTGATAATAAAATGCCACTATTTCTTCCCGGTTAAAATCGATCATCAAAGCTTAGGTAGAACCAGAAATTCTCCACATACCAGTCCTGTATCCCGCAGACATGAGCACAAGCTCCCAAAGCATGTTAGGTATGCTCATAAGATTTACCTTGGATCCTGGAATTTCAGACCAATTCACAGAAATTTCTGAAATTGGGATCCTAAACCATTTGCACAGAAAGACTAATTCAACATCAAAACACCACCTGCAGAGAATGACAAGGGTATTATAGAAAATTATAAAACCTTTTGCCATATATGGGGCCATAGCCATTCAGGGTACACATACACAAAAAGATTGGATGACCAAAACTTGAACTAAAAACATAACACGTTGTGTATTGGTCTGTGAATCTCAAGAGAATTGCTTTCTAAATTTAAGAAATTATTTCATTCCATGGAGTTCTAGAGAAAATCACCTTCTCAAGCGGACATTTGAAAAAAGCCTCCTTGCTGCTGCCCTAGTAAACATTTTGAAACCACACTGTGGATGTAGAAAGTTAAGGTTAGACACTGAAAAATATTCTCATATATGCATCATGGAACAACATCTAATACACATGCTCAAACACAAGGgataagagaatccaaaaagaaaaaaaatcaagctTTGGTCACTATTTATACAAAAGAAATTTGCTAGTCACAAGAGTACCATATTAGAGTgcatgataaaataaataaataaataaagtaggaAATTACCTGTGTATCACGAACTCCTGGACCAGCAGCCAAGAGAACCACAAGATGGAACCCCTTCATCAAAAAATTGCGGTACCACTTTCGCTGTAAAAATGTTATGTTACATGGTTCAAGCGAGATAATCCACACATATATGGcaagaacataaaaaataaataataaataaaagagaaatttaACACGAAAGCCAACTCACTGTAGCCAAAGCCTTCTCTTCAAGATGAGCTCGTGAACCAAATGCAGCAACAGGAATATCGGATACTCTAAAGGTTGGATCACTAGGGCTTGATTTTCCTTGTTGAAATTGCTTTTTAGCAATAACTTGAATCTAATGGCCAAACATAATACATATAAACATTTGGCCAAGAGATTAAAACCAAAATTAGAACATCTATAAACTGCATATGATAGCATTTCATTAACCTGATTTTCAAGCTTTTCTAGGTCGGTGACTTTAGTTGCTCCATCAGCATCAAGCATAAGAATTAGCTCACCACGTGAATGCAGAATTCCCTGTAATACAATGCTTTCAAGAAACAAAGAAAGCCCTAATTAATCATCAACAACATTATGACAGCAATTTCAATACAATGAGTAGATTTTAACGTGTTACTGTTAAAATTAGACTCACTTTTCTTATTGCTTCTCCCTTGCCATGATTTCTTCCAAGAAGGATAACTCTAACTTTGTCTACTGTGTATTTCCTTACAAATTCAAAAGCTACTCTTTTAGTCCCATCAGCACTTCCATCATCAATAATGACAACCTGCTCATGTGTCCATTGATAAGAGAATGTGTTTTTCTATCAGTTGTAAAATCCATTAATATGTTTCAATCAAGCCATTCAAGCAGAAAGTCTAGTGACTTTtgtgaaattaataaaaatggAAAAGGAAAGGGATGCTGagaaattaatattttatatatttgctTCACATGGTGTTGTACTTAAGTTTTTTGTTCCCTTACTTTATAGATGAACTAGACtataaaaggaaaagaaaaaa
This window contains:
- the LOC130976663 gene encoding epsin-3-like; this encodes MSSPLIHEIKRQASHFFKEKIKSARLVLTDVTPIELMTEEATNGNPWPPDTRIMQVISRAAFEVDEYYRVVEILHSRLLKFNKGHWRASYKALILLEHLLTHGPLRVFEEFQCDIDAIEEIGEFQYIDEKGFNWGLSVRKLSERILKLLRSKEFYKEERARARELSRGIQGFGSFNRRSSVIKEGMNDLNSKIYYGRCNSNYDHHQHEEYGFASFGREQNALDGNKRDNQVHENKETKLLEDNMKEHPFIMDQEKLTSASLLSIVQ
- the LOC130974326 gene encoding uncharacterized protein LOC130974326, producing MEEYMYLLVNFFLIAVVGFIFIVIVEAYRRRNNHLHVEVPAIFEDPNSLKQVPCPHVVDPAEKYMSLIIPAFNEEHRLPGALEETMNYLQQRASKDPSFSYEVVIIDDGSADGTKRVAFEFVRKYTVDKVRVILLGRNHGKGEAIRKGILHSRGELILMLDADGATKVTDLEKLENQIQVIAKKQFQQGKSSPSDPTFRVSDIPVAAFGSRAHLEEKALATRKWYRNFLMKGFHLVVLLAAGPGVRDTQCGFKMFTRAAARRLFSNVRLRRWCFDVELVFLCKWFRIPISEISVNWSEIPGSKVNLMSIPNMLWELVLMSAGYRTGMWRISGST